The Campylobacter concisus genome has a window encoding:
- a CDS encoding polyribonucleotide nucleotidyltransferase, protein MQYSIEVNNQVEIFDLNKVAKQASGAVLLRVKNTVVLATVAREDVQVEEDFLPLTVQYIEKAYAAGKIPGGYVKRETKPGDFETLTARIIDRSLRPLFPKGYAYPTQIVVMVLSADPEVDLQVVSLNAASVALYLSDIPVNRPVCGVRVGYIDDKFVINPSNSELKQSAIDLYVAGTKDELLMIEMRSLPQQTTQLIPMVAIEPMIDPSLSDSMAQKQVMNEFSEDKMVEAIDFAGKAILRASSAYEEAFKEHKKEDAALELKPEIENENIAIYIDKFYKAEVKNAINQMAKSERASELGKIAKQISSDEVAQKEGWDEAVISNVLGKYKKKIVREQIINEGVRADGRGLEEVRPISIETNVLPNAHGSCLFTRGQTQALVVATLGTDSDAQMYDILTEKAPLIEKFMFNYNFPGFSVGEASPLKAPGRRELGHGNLAKRALAPSIDLASPYTIRVVSEILESNGSSSMASVCGGSLALRAAGVNTQKLVAGVAMGLIFEGDKHAVLTDIMGLEDHDGDMDFKVAGTSDGITALQMDIKLGGISLEVLKEALYQAKRGREHILALMTQADKNIEINEDVLPKLELFNVDPSKIVDIIGQAGKTIKEIIEKFEVSIDLDREKGEVKIAGGAKKNVDAAKDYIISITSKENSRSFGKKPFKHDKERVKPTFNIGDEFVGSVKSVVDFGVFIELKDGIDGLLHISKIKSPLNVGDQVKVCVSEQKGNKISLSLVE, encoded by the coding sequence TTTAAGGGTGAAAAACACCGTAGTTTTAGCAACTGTGGCAAGAGAAGATGTACAAGTTGAAGAGGACTTTTTGCCTCTAACGGTGCAATACATCGAAAAAGCTTACGCAGCTGGCAAAATCCCAGGTGGTTACGTCAAGCGCGAGACCAAGCCAGGCGACTTTGAGACGCTAACAGCTCGCATCATAGATAGATCGCTTCGCCCGCTTTTCCCAAAAGGCTACGCATACCCAACACAGATCGTTGTCATGGTGCTTTCAGCTGATCCTGAGGTTGATTTGCAAGTTGTGAGCCTAAATGCGGCTTCAGTTGCACTTTACCTTAGCGACATCCCTGTAAATCGCCCAGTTTGTGGTGTAAGAGTTGGCTATATAGATGATAAATTTGTTATTAACCCAAGCAACTCTGAGCTAAAACAAAGCGCGATCGATCTTTATGTTGCTGGCACAAAAGATGAGCTTTTGATGATCGAGATGAGAAGCTTGCCTCAGCAAACTACGCAACTCATACCGATGGTAGCGATCGAGCCAATGATAGATCCTAGCCTAAGCGATAGCATGGCGCAAAAGCAAGTGATGAATGAATTTAGTGAAGATAAGATGGTTGAGGCGATCGACTTTGCTGGCAAGGCTATACTAAGAGCTAGCAGCGCTTATGAAGAGGCGTTTAAAGAGCATAAAAAAGAGGACGCTGCACTTGAGCTAAAACCAGAGATAGAAAACGAAAATATCGCTATTTACATCGATAAATTTTATAAAGCAGAGGTTAAAAACGCGATCAATCAAATGGCAAAGAGCGAGCGTGCAAGCGAGCTTGGCAAGATCGCTAAACAAATTTCAAGCGATGAGGTAGCTCAAAAAGAGGGCTGGGACGAGGCTGTTATCTCAAATGTCCTTGGTAAATATAAAAAGAAAATAGTAAGAGAGCAGATCATAAACGAGGGCGTTAGAGCCGATGGACGTGGGCTTGAAGAGGTTAGACCTATTAGCATCGAGACAAATGTCCTTCCAAACGCTCACGGCTCATGCCTCTTTACAAGAGGGCAAACTCAGGCGCTAGTTGTCGCCACTCTTGGCACAGATAGCGACGCTCAGATGTATGACATCCTAACTGAAAAAGCTCCTTTGATTGAGAAATTTATGTTTAACTACAACTTCCCAGGCTTTAGCGTCGGCGAAGCAAGCCCACTTAAAGCTCCTGGCAGACGTGAGCTTGGACATGGAAATTTGGCTAAGCGTGCCCTTGCACCAAGCATTGATCTAGCTTCTCCATATACGATAAGAGTTGTTTCGGAAATTTTAGAGAGCAACGGCTCAAGCTCGATGGCTAGCGTTTGCGGTGGTTCGCTCGCACTTAGAGCAGCTGGGGTCAATACCCAAAAACTAGTTGCAGGTGTTGCGATGGGTCTTATATTTGAAGGCGATAAACACGCTGTTTTAACCGATATCATGGGTCTTGAGGATCACGACGGCGATATGGACTTTAAAGTTGCTGGTACGAGCGATGGTATCACAGCGCTTCAGATGGACATCAAGCTTGGAGGCATCAGCTTAGAGGTGCTAAAAGAGGCGCTTTATCAAGCAAAACGCGGCAGAGAGCACATCCTTGCTCTAATGACACAGGCTGATAAAAATATAGAGATAAACGAGGATGTATTGCCAAAACTTGAACTATTTAACGTCGATCCAAGCAAGATCGTAGATATCATCGGTCAAGCTGGCAAGACCATAAAAGAGATCATCGAGAAATTTGAAGTTTCGATCGACCTTGATAGAGAAAAAGGCGAGGTCAAAATCGCAGGTGGCGCTAAGAAAAACGTCGATGCAGCAAAAGACTACATCATCTCTATCACTTCAAAAGAGAACTCTCGCTCGTTTGGCAAAAAGCCGTTTAAACACGACAAAGAGCGTGTAAAACCGACATTTAATATCGGAGATGAGTTTGTTGGAAGCGTAAAAAGCGTGGTTGATTTTGGAGTATTTATCGAGCTAAAAGACGGTATTGATGGTCTGCTTCATATCTCAAAGATAAAGAGCCCATTAAACGTAGGCGATCAGGTAAAAGTGTGTGTGAGCGAGCAAAAAGGAAACAAAATTTCGCTCTCTTTGGTTGAATAA
- a CDS encoding universal stress protein, which translates to MKYKKLLFPIGAGDDIEPRIYGALKVAQWFKAHMEILTCQLDPSVVYNMKMTLRGGVLFEEFLKSAKSELAVEHEENEKLFNKICAELGIKVSDEVIEDVCTANFTIHNGKRSAIVEQESKFCDLVVAAVPLDGKITGTFESAVLKSGKNAIVIPRKMREFRADNILVSWTGTTQSSRALTGAIDLLKSAKKVQCITSKASLGDNAELNLKKLEEYFKVHNISASFEVIATTTIPGEALLKAANDRNADLIVASRYGENGLMEMVLGGTSRFFLEHTNIPVYL; encoded by the coding sequence ATGAAATACAAAAAGTTGCTTTTTCCAATAGGAGCAGGGGACGATATCGAGCCAAGAATTTACGGTGCTTTAAAGGTTGCACAATGGTTTAAAGCTCACATGGAGATCCTCACTTGCCAACTAGATCCAAGCGTGGTTTATAATATGAAAATGACGCTTCGTGGTGGAGTGCTTTTTGAGGAATTTTTAAAATCAGCCAAGTCTGAGCTTGCGGTTGAACACGAAGAGAACGAAAAGCTTTTTAATAAAATTTGCGCCGAGCTTGGCATAAAGGTGAGCGATGAGGTCATAGAAGATGTCTGCACTGCAAATTTCACGATTCACAATGGAAAAAGAAGCGCCATAGTCGAGCAAGAGAGTAAATTTTGCGATCTAGTCGTAGCTGCAGTGCCACTTGATGGCAAGATCACTGGCACATTTGAGTCAGCTGTTTTAAAAAGTGGCAAAAATGCGATCGTTATCCCTAGAAAGATGCGTGAATTTAGGGCTGACAATATCCTTGTAAGCTGGACAGGAACTACTCAAAGCTCAAGAGCCCTAACTGGCGCGATCGATCTTTTAAAGAGCGCTAAAAAGGTTCAGTGCATCACTTCAAAAGCAAGCCTTGGCGATAACGCCGAGCTAAATCTTAAAAAACTTGAAGAGTATTTTAAGGTTCATAATATCAGTGCTAGTTTTGAAGTTATAGCAACTACAACGATACCTGGCGAGGCACTTTTAAAAGCTGCAAATGATAGAAATGCAGATCTCATCGTAGCCAGCAGATACGGCGAAAACGGACTAATGGAGATGGTCCTTGGCGGAACATCAAGATTTTTCTTAGAACACACAAATATCCCAGTTTATCTATAA
- a CDS encoding methyl-accepting chemotaxis protein has translation MPLLKIQLILAVLFIVILSAFVYFLLKKSLNPIKTIQSKLDDLFRFVTYEAKAPSKLEVRSNDEFGEMSKAINENIDKVVAGIKKDSTMIDELNKVANLMIKGNLGAKIGSTPNNPSLNELKELLNKFFTSISANLKGITNVLSSYTKNDFTAKVEINDELEADLKAMILGVSNMGEVICSMLNSNLNDAKMLEEKATTLASAMKELTQGASTQASSLQESAAAVEQMSSSMNAISQKTADVIRQSDEIKNIITIIRDIADQTNLLALNAAIEAARAGEHGRGFAVVADEVRKLAERTQKSLGEIEANTNVLAQSINEMSESIKEQSEGINMINQSVAQIDHLTKENVVIANRANEVTSDVDNMAKTIVSEVRKNKF, from the coding sequence ATGCCCCTCCTAAAGATCCAGCTAATCCTAGCAGTGCTATTTATCGTTATCCTCTCAGCATTTGTCTATTTCTTACTTAAAAAGTCTCTTAACCCTATAAAAACTATCCAGTCTAAGCTTGATGATCTATTTAGATTTGTAACTTACGAAGCAAAAGCACCAAGCAAGCTAGAGGTAAGATCAAATGATGAATTTGGTGAGATGAGTAAAGCTATAAATGAAAACATCGATAAAGTCGTAGCTGGTATCAAAAAAGATAGCACTATGATAGATGAGCTAAATAAGGTAGCAAATTTAATGATCAAAGGCAACCTTGGAGCAAAGATAGGCTCAACTCCAAACAACCCATCGCTAAATGAGCTAAAAGAGCTACTAAATAAATTCTTTACATCTATCTCAGCAAATTTAAAGGGCATAACAAACGTTCTTAGCTCATATACTAAAAATGACTTTACGGCAAAGGTTGAGATAAATGATGAGCTAGAGGCCGATCTAAAGGCTATGATACTTGGAGTATCTAATATGGGTGAAGTAATTTGCTCTATGCTAAACTCAAATTTAAATGATGCCAAGATGCTTGAAGAAAAGGCTACAACCTTGGCTTCAGCTATGAAAGAGCTTACACAAGGTGCTAGCACTCAAGCAAGCTCACTTCAAGAATCAGCAGCTGCAGTTGAGCAAATGTCTAGCTCAATGAATGCCATCTCTCAAAAGACAGCTGATGTCATAAGACAAAGTGATGAGATCAAAAACATTATAACTATCATTAGAGATATAGCAGATCAAACAAACCTTCTAGCTCTTAATGCTGCAATTGAAGCTGCACGTGCAGGAGAACACGGCAGAGGATTTGCCGTCGTGGCTGATGAAGTTAGAAAACTAGCTGAACGTACTCAAAAATCTCTTGGTGAGATAGAAGCAAATACAAATGTCCTAGCTCAATCAATAAATGAGATGAGTGAATCAATCAAAGAGCAAAGTGAAGGCATCAATATGATAAATCAATCAGTTGCTCAAATAGATCACTTAACAAAAGAAAATGTTGTAATTGCTAATAGAGCTAATGAAGTAACAAGCGATGTTGATAACATGGCTAAGACAATAGTAAGTGAAGTAAGAAAGAATAAATTTTAA
- the sppA gene encoding signal peptide peptidase SppA: MQILRLIFRGILGIFKFINNYFKALIFLLILFFIFAPDGKMKEPNLARIDITGTIMDTSEILEALEKARLDNNIKGVLLYIDSPGGALSPSVELAMAVKRLKESKKVLAYAAGNMASGSYYAGVNADAIVANPGAFIGSIGVIMQGANIENLAKNLGVSEQVVKAGEFKEAGTFMRSWSKQERESLQELVNDAYMLFVSDVAEARNLDINKKDEWANARVFLAHNALKMGLIDSLGSYIDAQNELAKMSLVDEPVWQEKPQLEKIMEKFTKQGINSLFNAFFETKLR, encoded by the coding sequence TTGCAAATTTTAAGGCTTATTTTTAGAGGAATTTTGGGAATTTTTAAATTTATCAATAACTACTTTAAGGCGCTCATATTTTTACTCATCTTATTTTTTATTTTCGCGCCAGATGGCAAGATGAAAGAGCCAAATTTAGCCCGCATAGACATCACCGGCACGATAATGGACACAAGCGAAATTTTAGAAGCTCTAGAAAAAGCAAGGCTTGATAACAACATCAAAGGCGTGCTGCTCTACATCGACAGCCCAGGCGGCGCGCTAAGTCCTAGCGTGGAGCTAGCTATGGCGGTCAAGCGGCTAAAAGAGAGTAAAAAAGTGCTCGCATACGCAGCCGGCAACATGGCAAGTGGCAGCTACTACGCTGGCGTAAATGCTGATGCTATCGTAGCAAACCCGGGCGCTTTCATCGGCTCGATCGGCGTCATCATGCAAGGGGCAAACATCGAAAATTTAGCCAAAAATTTAGGCGTGAGCGAGCAGGTGGTGAAGGCTGGCGAGTTTAAAGAGGCTGGCACCTTTATGAGGAGCTGGAGCAAGCAAGAGCGCGAGAGCCTGCAAGAGCTCGTAAATGACGCTTACATGCTCTTTGTAAGTGACGTGGCGGAGGCTAGAAATTTAGACATCAATAAAAAAGACGAGTGGGCAAACGCAAGGGTCTTTTTGGCGCACAATGCCCTAAAAATGGGGCTAATAGACAGCCTTGGTAGCTACATAGACGCTCAAAATGAGCTAGCAAAAATGAGCCTCGTAGATGAGCCCGTCTGGCAAGAAAAACCGCAGCTCGAAAAGATAATGGAGAAATTTACAAAGCAAGGCATAAACTCGCTTTTTAACGCATTTTTCGAGACAAAGCTTAGATAA
- the mqnF gene encoding aminofutalosine deaminase family hydrolase: protein MEILKAKKIITGGENPKILSNSCLVIDDDKILEITSEKEVQKKFKEAKICDFGDSVIAPAFVNTHVHLEFSSNVSTLKYGDFIKWLGSIVDKGGELAKMDAKKAMNEAINSLLKSGVCAIGEISSFGSELEILAASPLKVVLFSEILGSNEQMTNQNLQNFLAKFEKTKGYKSKNFTPAISLHSPYSVHPKLAKAALEIAKKDGLLVSTHFLESKAEKQWLEHGSGGFKKHLLRFSQDPKPMYDAQGYFAMFREINTLFTHCVYVGDFAKFKPHHSVTHCAVSNRLLGKKALNLKEIFKNNVSLNIGTDGLSSNISLNFWHELRAALFTHASLDLNELATRLFVAATHGGAKALRTNNGEIKAGRAADIAIYNDLECDDSELILQLILHTNEAKKLYIGGKICKF from the coding sequence ATGGAAATTTTAAAAGCAAAAAAGATCATCACTGGCGGAGAAAATCCAAAAATTTTAAGCAATTCTTGTCTAGTCATCGATGATGATAAAATTTTAGAAATTACAAGCGAAAAAGAGGTGCAAAAGAAATTTAAAGAGGCCAAAATTTGCGACTTTGGTGATAGCGTGATCGCCCCAGCGTTCGTAAATACGCACGTTCATTTGGAGTTTAGCTCAAACGTTAGCACTCTAAAATATGGCGACTTTATAAAATGGCTTGGCTCTATCGTCGATAAAGGCGGCGAGCTAGCTAAAATGGACGCTAAAAAAGCGATGAATGAAGCTATAAATTCGCTGTTAAAAAGCGGAGTTTGTGCCATTGGCGAGATATCTAGCTTTGGCTCGGAGCTTGAAATTTTAGCCGCTAGTCCGCTAAAAGTCGTGCTTTTTAGTGAAATTTTAGGCTCAAATGAGCAGATGACTAACCAAAATTTACAAAATTTCTTAGCTAAATTTGAAAAAACAAAGGGCTATAAAAGTAAAAATTTCACCCCAGCCATATCGCTGCACTCGCCCTACTCTGTGCATCCAAAGCTCGCCAAAGCCGCCCTTGAGATAGCTAAAAAGGATGGTCTTCTAGTTAGCACACACTTTTTAGAGAGCAAGGCTGAAAAGCAGTGGCTAGAGCACGGTAGCGGTGGCTTTAAAAAGCATCTTTTAAGATTTAGCCAAGATCCTAAGCCGATGTATGACGCGCAGGGCTACTTTGCGATGTTTCGTGAGATAAATACGCTATTTACGCACTGCGTTTATGTGGGTGATTTTGCTAAATTTAAGCCTCATCACAGCGTGACACACTGCGCCGTTTCAAATAGGCTACTTGGCAAAAAAGCGCTAAATTTAAAAGAAATTTTCAAAAACAACGTCAGTCTAAACATCGGCACAGACGGCCTTAGCTCAAATATCAGCCTAAATTTCTGGCATGAACTACGAGCCGCCCTTTTTACCCACGCTAGCCTTGATCTAAACGAGCTTGCCACTAGGCTTTTTGTCGCTGCAACGCATGGGGGCGCAAAGGCGCTTAGGACAAATAACGGCGAGATAAAGGCAGGACGCGCAGCTGATATCGCAATCTATAACGACCTAGAGTGCGATGATAGCGAGCTAATACTTCAGCTCATACTTCATACAAATGAGGCTAAAAAACTATATATCGGAGGCAAAATTTGCAAATTTTAA
- the aroQ gene encoding type II 3-dehydroquinate dehydratase — MDKKLKIMVIQGPNINMLGAREPGIYGVMKMEDIHSQMKIVADQNDVEIEFFQSNLEGELVDKIQECLGEADGIIINPAAYTHTSIAIRDALSAVALPVIEVHISNVYRREEFRHKSLIAPVAAGQIVGFGPVGYHLAMIGMLQIFEQIKAVRANQKAQ, encoded by the coding sequence ATGGATAAGAAGCTAAAAATAATGGTTATCCAAGGCCCAAATATCAACATGCTTGGCGCTAGAGAGCCAGGAATTTACGGCGTTATGAAGATGGAGGATATCCACTCTCAAATGAAGATCGTTGCCGATCAAAATGACGTTGAGATCGAGTTTTTTCAAAGCAACCTTGAGGGCGAGCTAGTCGATAAGATCCAAGAGTGCTTGGGTGAGGCTGATGGCATCATCATAAATCCAGCCGCTTACACTCACACATCTATTGCTATCCGTGACGCGCTAAGTGCGGTTGCGCTGCCAGTTATCGAGGTGCATATCAGCAACGTTTATAGAAGAGAAGAGTTCCGCCACAAAAGCCTCATCGCACCAGTTGCAGCAGGTCAGATCGTGGGCTTTGGACCAGTTGGCTATCATTTGGCGATGATAGGCATGCTTCAAATTTTTGAGCAAATCAAAGCAGTAAGAGCAAATCAAAAAGCACAATGA
- a CDS encoding M24 family metallopeptidase produces the protein MNFILKDENAVFYECGYSCDNEFLLYLDDVKYFFTDARYYFEAKSCVNAGVVVLLAKRNLISEVRAFLRKMKPNSLVFNPDELSLSEFNALSKGFKINFKPKANFSRLKRICKSEDEIKILKKASEFGAKCFDEFAKFVRENGEGMSEKELHFNASLIFRQKNELGLSFDPIVAINENAAKAHALPGDKILKKGDLLLLDAGVKFNHYCSDRTRTACFDENFNFSKEQKFKNAKMQEIYEIVKEAQAAAIKVARAGVRACEIDLAARNVIARAGYEKAFFHSTGHGVGVDIHELPVISARSETLIKEGMVFSIEPGIYLENEFGVRIEDVVVARKGGCEIL, from the coding sequence ATGAATTTCATCTTAAAGGACGAAAACGCCGTATTTTACGAGTGCGGATATAGTTGCGACAATGAGTTTTTGCTATACCTTGACGACGTGAAATACTTTTTCACGGACGCTAGGTATTATTTTGAGGCAAAAAGCTGTGTAAATGCAGGCGTGGTCGTTCTTTTGGCGAAGAGAAATTTAATAAGCGAGGTTAGAGCATTTTTAAGAAAGATGAAGCCAAACAGCCTTGTTTTTAACCCTGATGAGCTAAGTCTAAGCGAGTTTAACGCGCTTAGCAAGGGCTTTAAGATAAATTTCAAACCAAAGGCAAATTTCTCTAGGCTAAAGAGAATTTGCAAAAGCGAAGATGAGATAAAGATTTTAAAAAAAGCTAGCGAATTTGGAGCAAAATGCTTTGATGAATTTGCTAAATTTGTGCGTGAAAATGGCGAAGGGATGAGCGAAAAAGAGCTTCATTTCAACGCCTCGCTCATCTTTAGGCAAAAAAATGAGCTAGGTCTTAGCTTTGATCCGATCGTAGCGATAAATGAAAATGCCGCAAAGGCGCATGCGCTACCTGGGGATAAAATTTTAAAAAAGGGCGATTTGCTGCTACTTGATGCTGGGGTTAAATTTAATCACTACTGCTCTGATCGCACCAGAACTGCTTGCTTTGATGAAAATTTTAACTTCTCAAAGGAGCAAAAATTTAAAAACGCCAAAATGCAAGAAATTTACGAAATCGTAAAAGAGGCTCAGGCTGCTGCGATAAAGGTCGCAAGAGCTGGCGTTAGGGCGTGCGAGATAGACCTTGCTGCAAGAAACGTGATAGCAAGGGCTGGATATGAAAAGGCCTTTTTTCACTCGACAGGACACGGCGTGGGTGTTGATATACACGAGCTTCCAGTCATCTCAGCAAGGAGCGAGACGCTCATAAAAGAGGGCATGGTCTTTAGCATAGAGCCTGGAATTTATTTAGAAAATGAATTTGGCGTGCGTATCGAAGACGTCGTGGTCGCAAGAAAAGGTGGGTGCGAGATCTTATGA
- the folK gene encoding 2-amino-4-hydroxy-6-hydroxymethyldihydropteridine diphosphokinase, protein MRLAGARKIVKSRFCPSFFHKRDEFKYEALVGMGGNIGDSAKRFDKFIRAISEDRRFHVVEVSPILINAAFGYEAQDDFSNAVINLQTSMSPRNLLKILGHYESKFKRVRTFKNAPRTLDLDILYFSKKVYKTPRLIVPHPGASKRLSVIVPLGLMRG, encoded by the coding sequence ATGAGGCTAGCTGGAGCAAGAAAGATCGTAAAAAGCCGTTTTTGCCCTAGTTTTTTTCATAAACGAGATGAGTTTAAGTATGAGGCGCTAGTTGGCATGGGTGGCAACATCGGCGATAGCGCAAAGAGGTTTGATAAATTTATAAGAGCGATTAGTGAAGATAGGCGTTTTCACGTAGTTGAAGTCTCGCCGATCCTTATAAATGCGGCGTTTGGCTACGAAGCGCAGGATGATTTTAGTAACGCTGTTATAAATTTACAAACATCTATGAGCCCTAGAAATTTGCTAAAAATTTTGGGGCATTATGAGAGTAAATTTAAGCGCGTGAGGACGTTTAAAAATGCGCCACGAACGCTTGATCTGGATATTTTGTATTTTAGTAAAAAAGTCTATAAGACGCCGCGCCTTATCGTCCCGCACCCAGGGGCTAGCAAGAGGCTTAGCGTGATCGTGCCACTAGGGCTTATGAGAGGTTAA
- the flhF gene encoding flagellar biosynthesis protein FlhF, whose amino-acid sequence MATKFHTFTGESTIEALKKAQEACGEKAILVTTKQIQAKTINKKPLYEILVSVEEDEVKQPPKPNAKAINYENAYSKFSKNYEPPKPKFEIKEEPAKFKAKTTSPEPYDPNESVLLNISDVAKEISAIANVDMNEIKEPNTNGMNKKIDDVAKQVSVLSEKIGLITDMIWDEKAPNRNNLSIPPEFASIYKLAKQSGMKEEHLEAIMQTTLENLPVSMKSNPTAVKRYFYSLLRNMLPCRKELSDKKQRIMMLVGPTGVGKTTTLAKLAARFAYGNEKRYKTGIITLDTYRIGAVEQLFQYAKMMKLPILDVIEVEDFQNAIKQLSYCDVILIDTTGNSQYDKEKLERLDKFLKHSGAKIDVNLVLSAGSKVEDLIEIYNGFSFLEIDTLIITKFDETKIFGNVFSLIYETNTPVSYFSVGQEVPDDLVEAKSEFLVECVFDGFTKQKASDE is encoded by the coding sequence ATGGCTACAAAATTTCATACTTTTACAGGCGAGAGCACCATCGAGGCTTTGAAAAAGGCTCAAGAGGCGTGCGGCGAGAAGGCCATACTCGTCACCACAAAGCAAATTCAAGCCAAAACGATAAACAAAAAGCCGCTTTATGAAATTTTAGTAAGCGTCGAAGAGGACGAGGTAAAACAGCCACCAAAGCCAAATGCAAAAGCAATAAACTATGAAAATGCCTACTCTAAATTTAGCAAAAACTATGAGCCACCAAAGCCAAAATTTGAGATAAAAGAGGAGCCTGCTAAATTTAAAGCAAAGACGACGTCGCCTGAGCCTTACGATCCAAATGAGAGCGTGCTTTTAAATATCTCAGACGTTGCAAAAGAGATAAGCGCGATCGCAAATGTCGATATGAACGAGATAAAAGAGCCAAATACAAATGGCATGAATAAAAAAATAGACGATGTAGCAAAGCAAGTAAGCGTGCTAAGTGAGAAAATAGGGCTGATAACTGACATGATCTGGGACGAAAAAGCCCCAAATCGCAACAATCTCTCGATCCCGCCAGAGTTTGCTAGCATCTATAAGCTCGCAAAACAAAGTGGCATGAAAGAGGAGCATTTAGAGGCGATCATGCAAACGACGCTTGAAAATTTGCCAGTTTCTATGAAAAGTAACCCAACCGCGGTAAAAAGGTACTTTTACTCACTTTTAAGAAATATGCTGCCATGCAGAAAAGAGCTAAGTGATAAAAAACAGCGCATAATGATGCTAGTTGGTCCAACTGGAGTTGGCAAGACGACAACTCTTGCAAAGCTTGCGGCTCGTTTTGCATACGGCAATGAAAAGCGCTATAAAACTGGCATCATCACGCTTGATACATACCGTATCGGAGCGGTCGAGCAGCTATTTCAATACGCTAAGATGATGAAGCTGCCGATCCTTGATGTCATAGAGGTCGAGGACTTTCAAAACGCCATAAAGCAGCTTAGCTACTGCGACGTGATACTAATTGACACCACTGGAAATTCGCAGTATGACAAAGAAAAGCTTGAAAGACTTGATAAATTTCTAAAGCATAGCGGCGCAAAGATCGATGTAAATTTAGTCCTTTCGGCTGGCTCAAAGGTCGAGGATCTGATAGAAATTTATAATGGATTTTCATTTTTGGAGATCGACACTTTAATAATCACTAAATTTGACGAGACCAAAATTTTTGGCAACGTCTTTTCGCTGATATATGAGACAAACACGCCAGTTAGCTACTTTAGCGTGGGTCAAGAGGTGCCTGATGATCTTGTGGAGGCAAAGAGCGAATTTTTAGTAGAGTGCGTGTTTGACGGCTTTACAAAGCAAAAGGCTAGCGATGAATAA
- a CDS encoding P-loop NTPase, with protein MNNQAQKLQNLVQSQNKAKNTHFIAITSGKGGVGKSTISANLANVLSQNGYKVGLFDADIGLANLDVILNVKMGKNLLHVLKGECSLKDILIPINKNLILIPGESGDEILKFNNQFLFERFLDEASELDQLDFLIIDTGAGIGGSTQLFLEAADEVVVVTVPDPAAITDAYAVIKIVSRFKNNELLLLNMVKNEAEATRIYENVKRVANANIGPNLNLELIGYVASDKSVARSIKQRTLFTDDEAYGSASVQIKQIASNLLYRLERKVLKDEQSRSFGGFFKRLIEQF; from the coding sequence ATGAATAACCAAGCGCAAAAACTACAAAATTTAGTCCAGTCTCAAAATAAGGCTAAAAATACGCATTTTATAGCGATTACAAGCGGCAAAGGCGGCGTTGGCAAGAGCACGATAAGTGCAAATTTAGCAAATGTCTTGTCGCAAAATGGCTATAAAGTAGGGCTTTTTGACGCTGATATCGGCCTTGCAAACCTTGATGTTATCTTAAACGTTAAAATGGGCAAAAACTTACTTCACGTGCTAAAGGGCGAGTGCAGCTTAAAAGATATCTTGATACCTATAAATAAAAATCTCATCCTCATCCCTGGTGAGAGCGGCGATGAAATTTTGAAATTTAATAATCAATTTTTATTTGAGAGATTTTTAGATGAGGCGAGCGAACTTGATCAGCTTGACTTTTTGATCATTGATACCGGTGCTGGCATAGGTGGCAGTACGCAGCTCTTTTTAGAGGCGGCTGATGAGGTTGTCGTGGTAACCGTGCCTGACCCTGCGGCGATAACCGATGCGTATGCGGTCATAAAGATTGTTTCAAGGTTTAAAAATAACGAGCTTTTGCTACTAAATATGGTAAAAAACGAGGCTGAGGCCACAAGAATTTATGAAAATGTAAAGCGAGTGGCAAATGCAAATATCGGACCAAATTTAAATTTAGAGTTAATTGGCTACGTGGCTTCTGATAAGAGCGTGGCAAGGAGCATAAAGCAAAGGACACTCTTTACAGATGATGAAGCTTACGGCTCTGCTAGCGTGCAGATCAAGCAGATAGCTTCGAATTTGCTTTATAGGTTGGAACGAAAAGTGCTTAAGGATGAGCAAAGCAGGAGCTTCGGGGGCTTCTTTAAGCGTTTGATAGAACAATTTTAA